One stretch of Oryzias latipes chromosome 7, ASM223467v1 DNA includes these proteins:
- the kiaa2013 gene encoding uncharacterized protein KIAA2013 homolog, producing the protein MWLQQRLKGLPGLLSSSWARRLLVGLLLLLIFYWYLGADWALFRGSGMPGGAAGLCLLAEIHRWQSIVERGEGVYSSPQDRLDAPFVSGNGHMLVDIDSNKLWVASSSQPGSAPVHQTDYSPRVGIQLDGKRAEARASMLWFRKGSVLSVRCASPAAAESARDCLSIREEFVVHRSRPNVFLQRVHIKNPTDTAASFDVSTPSSSLGSKFSTSTEKQEDREVLLSSGRVPVENNRMVLVVVVTKRLSSRIQVPAKSEHKDNILSVVWTSEPIESSKLEQTFSALRDGAKQELGDLLRGSMEDLVLDHQQAWADLFISGVEMRKITDSHTPSSHTVNTTLYYILCSSWAPLLDQQLNKDEHARLESSLNYADHCFSGHATMHAENLWPARVSSTAQILQLVTLWTLTLQKRGCKVLVAAGAHGVMQGMVLSFGGLQFTENHLQFQADPDVLHNSYALRGIHYNRDLINLAVLLDVEGKPFLHVSVKQQEQPVKLYACEAGCLNEPVELTSEVKGHTFPVMVTQPITPLLYISTDLRHLQDLRHTLHLKAILAHEEHMANRYPGLPFLFWFSVASLITLFHLFLFKLIYNEYCGPGAKPLFRSKDSRKHQDDSCDGLDAA; encoded by the exons ATGTGGCTCCAGCAGAGGTTGAAGGGGCTGCCGGGCTTGCTGTCGAGCAGCTGGGCGAGGAGGCTGCTGGTggggctgctgctcctcctcatcttctacTGGTACCTGGGAGCGGATTGGGCTCTGTTCCGCGGCTCCGGGATGCCCGGGGGGGCGGCCGGCCTGTGCCTCCTGGCTGAAATACACCGGTGGCAGTCGATTGTGGAGCGGGGGGAGGGGGTGTACAGCTCCCCCCAGGACCGGCTGGATGCGCCTTTCGTTTCGGGGAACGGACACATGCTGGTCGACATCGACTCTAACAAGCTGTGGGTGGCGTCCTCCTCCCAGCCAGGCTCTGCCCCCGTGCACCAGACCGACTACTCCCCCAGAGTGGGCATTCAATTGGATGGGAAGCGCGCGGAGGCGCGCGCCAGCATGCTGTGGTTCCGGAAGGGCTCCGTGCTGTCCGTCCGCTGCGCGTCCCCCGCCGCCGCCGAGTCCGCCCGGGACTGCCTCTCCATCAGGGAGGAGTTCGTCGTTCACCGCAGCAGACCCAACGTGTTCCTGCAGCGAGTCCACATCAAGAACCCGACGGACACCGCGGCGTCTTTCGACGTGTCCACGCCCAGCTCCTCCCTGGGCTCCAAGTTCTCCACCAGCACGGAGAAGCAGGAGGACCGGGAGGTGCTGCTGTCCTCCGGCAGGGTTCCCGTGGAGAACAACCGCAtggtgctggtggtggtggtgaccAAAAGGCTGAGCAGCAGGATCCAGGTCCCTGCTAAATCTGAGCACAAGGACAACATCCTGTCAGTGGTGTGGACCTCCGAGCCCATCGAGTCCTCCAAGCTGGAACAGACCTTCAGTGCCCTCAGAGATGGAGCCAAGCAGGAACTGGGGGATCTGCTGAGAGGCTCCATGGAGGACCTGGTCCTGGATCACCAGCAGGCCTGGGCAGACCTCTTCATTTCAG GTGTTGAAATGAGGAAGATCACGGATTCTCACACTCCATCCAGCCACACCGTCAACACCACCCTGTACTACATCCTGTGCTCCTCCTGGGCCCCCCTGCTCGACCAGCAGCTGAACAAAGACGAGCACGCCCGCCTCGAGTCCAGTCTGAACTACGCGGACCACTGCTTCAGCGGCCACGCCACTATGCACGCAGAGAACCTGTGGCCTGCCCGGGTGAGCAGCACCGCTCAGATCCTGCAGCTCGTTACCTTGTGGACTCTGACCCTGCAGAAGAGGGGCTGCAAGGTCCTGGTGGCGGCCGGCGCTCACGGCGTCATGCAGGGAATGGTGCTCAGCTTCGGCGGCCTTCAGTTCACCGAGAACCACCTGCAGTTCCAGGCCGACCCGGACGTCCTGCACAACAGCTACGCTCTGAGAGGAATCCACTACAACCGGGACCTGATAAACCTGGCGGTGCTGCTGGACGTGGAGGGGAAACCTTTCCTGCACGTGTCggtgaagcagcaggagcagccgGTGAAGCTGTACGCCTGCGAGGCCGGCTGCCTCAACGAGCCGGTGGAGCTCACGTCCGAGGTCAAAGGCCACACCTTCCCGGTCATGGTGACCCAGCCCATCACGCCGCTGCTCTACATCTCCACGGACCTGCGCCACTTGCAGGACCTGCGCCACACGCTGCACCTCAAGGCCATCCTGGCCCACGAAGAGCACATGGCGAACAGATACCCAGGCCTGCCCTTCCTCTTCTGGTTCAGTGTGGCCTCCCTGATCACGCTCTTCCACCTCTTCCTCTTCAAGCTCATATACAATGAATACTGTGGGCCCGGCGCCAAGCCGCTCTTTAGGAGCAAG GACTCCAGAAAGCATCAGGACGACAGCTGTGACGGCCTGGATGCTGCATGA
- the LOC101162031 gene encoding polyhomeotic-like protein 2, with protein sequence MTSGNGNTHSSHHNGDSKPVQTIDKSHILTHLIEGFVIQEGAEPFPVERPSFSIESLRRSTADSKMDGLLSKETKTKQEPMLTCELCGQVDFAYIFKRSKRFCSTVCAKRYNVGCTKRMGLFPNRKSTLENLRKQQRVLNGNSRNAQTDSKRKTTPPVQTPAAPSTAPSVQPSQGESSQCSDLSGYRSPLSPPSQGVPAVLGSELPHTFLPSDPGQWNMEDVYEFISSLPGCLESAEEFRSQEIDGQALLLLKEDHLMGTMNIKLGPALKIFAQISMLRDP encoded by the exons ATGACCTCTGGGAATGGGAACACTCACAGCAGCCATCACAATGGAGACAGCAAACCGGTCCAGACCATAGACAAGTCCCACATCCTGACTCATCTGATAGAGGGCTTTGTGATCCAGGAAGGGGCTGAGCCTTTCCCT GTAGAGCGCCCATCTTTCTCCATCGAGAGCCTGAGGAGGAGCACCGCTGACTCAAAGATGGATGGCCTCCTGTCCAAAG AGACTAAGACCAAGCAGGAGCCCATGCTGACCTGTGAGCTGTGCGGCCAGGTGGACTTTGCCTACATCTTTAAGAGGTCCAAGAGGTTCTGTTCCACCGTGTGTGCTAAACG CTACAATGTGGGATGCACAAAGAGAATGGGTTTGTTTCCGAACCGCAAGTCCACTCTGGAGAACCTGAGGAAGCAGCAGCGGGTGCTGAACGGAAACTCCAGAAATGCCCAGACGGACTCCAAGAGGAAG ACGACTCCTCCTGTGCAGACGCCGGCAGCTCCCTCCACCGCTCCGTCAGTCCAGCCCTCTCAGGGAGAGTCCAGTCAGTGCTCGGACCTGTCCGGCTACAGGTCCCCTCTGTCCCCTCCGTCCCAGGGCGTCCCTGCAGTGCTGGGCTCTGAGCTTCCTCACACCTTCCTACCCAGCGACCCGGGCCAGTGGAACATGGAGGACGTCTACGAGTTCATCTCCTCCCTGCCAG GTTGTCTGGAGAGCGCAGAGGAGTTCCGCTCGCAGGAGATCGACGGCcaggcgctgctgctgctgaaggaggACCACCTCATGGGAACCATGAACATCAAACTGGGCCCAGCGCTCAAAATCTTTGCTCAGATCAGCATGCTCAGAGACCCGTAG